gctctgtatgcaccactctgcatttaatcattagtgattgatctctgctctcttccacagcatgtctttttcctgattctctccctcagccccaaccagtcccagcagaagactgcccctccctgagcctggttctgctggaggtttcttcctgttaaaagggagttttttttccttcccattgtcgccaagtgcttgctcacagggggtcgttttgaccgttggggtttctcagtaattattgtatggctttgaattacattgtgaagtgccttggggcaactgtttgttgtgatttggcgctatataaataaaattgattttttttttttttcccccaaacactatatggatttgaatcacgtgtgattacatcagacatgcttgaaccctcgtgggcatgcaagagttttcacgcctgtcggttacgtcattcgcctgtgggcaggcttcgaGTGAGTAGTGGTCCcctctctcgtcgatttttttcattttttaggaatggctcagagactgctgctttgcttgatcaaaattttttcaaaaactgtaaggcacaactgagtggacaccattcgagaaattcagctggtttacggtgaaaattttaacggctgatgagagattttggagtgttactctcgctttaaggactgcccacggagccggtcggcgcggcgcgctccgaggcCCCGTCGTCTGGGTGTTTCGAgtcttacaggacaagttggaacatgcccagctgttaaacaatttctcagatactcactcgctgaaagccatcaaaagccgcctgaattttacagaaggtttatcaacacggaggtgtttttcctgtggcacgtCACCATGAGCGGTTGTGCGCCGACaagccaatctgtccgcacgtctttcattacaaaatctcctttaacagtggaatgtccggataaaatgctgatcccgacctcttctgaaaatcctctgttatctcacgatgtcctggatcaacagagcctgaaatgtggatgttctcAGCTCGAAACACCCAGACGACGGGACCTTGGAACGCGCCGCGTCGACCGGcgctgtgggcagtccttaaagcgaaagtaacactccataatctcttatcagccattaaatttttcaccgaaaaccagctgaatttctcgaatggtgtccactcggatgtgcgtcataggtcctgaaaaaattttgataaaggaaAGCGCCAtttctgaacaatgaaaaaatagccgggagggctgtaccactcctcattcaaagcatgtccacaggcgaatgacgtcaccgacaggcgtgacaaaactcacgcatgtgcacgagggttcaagcatgtctgatgtaatcgcacgtgattcaaatccatatgtgctTATCCATTTCATCATTCTGGAGTTTCAGCACCTTCACCTCCTCGACCAAGTCCAGAATGATTTTCTGCTGCTGCCTGACAGCAGAAACCTCTTCCGACAAAAACTCCAGAGATTGTTTGATGTCATCGATATCCTCAGCCACTTTCTTTGGTCCCAGTTGTTCGTCAGTGACTTGCATTCAAAAAAGCAGAGCGCAACAAGGATTAAAAATCCCAAAATATATAGTGCAAAAGTCCAAAAGTGTTAGACTCCTGCGTAGCTCCAAACGCCCCGCTCACGCATGTGCTGTCTGTGCCTGAATCAGACAGTGCATCAGTTTACActtgatgctcacaaagcaggaAAAGGATATACAGTGCAGGTTCATTGTCCTGTTGCACAGCAGCCTGCTCCAGGTTTCTGAAATGGAGCAAtaactccacctggtggacaggtaccactaatgcaggtacaatagaattatgGCAAGAGCTCTAGTATCAGGATAATTTTGTAAATTAAAGGGACATGAAAATAGTGGTTGTAACAAAGAGGGGAAAAGAATTTACCTTTAATATTAAAGACtcaatttaaaaatgtaaaaggtaTTTTGGGAATTTTACCTGACCACCATTTCTTATTATTGTGCTATCTGCTTTTTGAAACCAACTCTTTTGTTACTTTATATATTAGACACAAATAAGATGACTCACCACGAGCATCTCTGCTGTTCTATAATAAACAAAGTCCAGGCCCTGTGGATGATCAGAGGTGGAGACGGACCTCCCCCCAGTCACCACCGGTCGTCCGGAGAGCAGCTTGTCCAACTTGTCGAAGATTTCTCGAAGCTGGTTCCCGGAGACGCTGGAGATCTGATTAATAGGGGTGGTGGCTGCTTTCTTAAGGTCCATCCTCAGCTTCTTGATCTGAATGCAGGGAAGAGAAATCAAGACAGTctgcacaaaaaccaactcagaaATAAATCAAGCCGTCAGCTGCTGTTTCACATAAGAATCACTTCAACAGCAGGTTTTTTTCTTACTTGTCTATCATGTCACCATTGTGGCACAAAATAAATGTTCTGtagcacaataaataaataaatcctttgTTGCCATTATCACCCACCATGGGATCACTTTTACATATGAATTTAATTCTCTAAAAATTACATAAAGTTCACATTCAAAAGTAGCAGACAAGTGAGAAATCTGGCAAATTTTCTATATTTTTAAATTGCGCAGTTTTAGGCTGAAGGCCAGTAATAACTAATATAACAGTAGACAAAGAGCAACCATCTGAACTCTTTTAGCTTGTTTGCAGTAAAATGCATGatcatctcataattacaagctcAGCAGAAAGAGACTAGAACTCTTTAAAGCACATTCAAAAATTCTAGTATGAAATAGTTTCCAAGAACTTCACCCTCTTGTGGATTGCATAAGAAATCTGAGAAGTTCATGATTTTTGTTTGACCCCACCAAAACACTTAAATCCCAGTAGCATTCAAAACACAGGGGGACTGATTTTCACATACAtagttaatttattattattaaccaaATACTGCATTATAGAAGTTCACAAGCAAAAGCACAAACCAACCTGGGTATCTTTAGAAGATGAGAGCAGACTGAAGGACTGAGCGCACTGACTTCCCGATTCCTGAAGCTGGTTGTACCACGTCAGTGTAGCATCATCTGCGTTGGACTTCAGCCCTGGTGGCAGAAACCATGCGTCAAATGTTTACCAATACAAAAGTAACATGCAGGAATAAATCTGAAAAATACAGTGTCAAGTATCGGTGTTCACAATACCTGAAAGGCAGCTgtgacttacttgtgtgaagcgccttgaggcaactttgttgtgatttagcgctatataaatgaaataaactgaaactgaattgtGACTGTGGGCACTTGGGAAAATGCTATATAGAGAGATTCCACCTTTTTTAAACGTTTTTgtaaaataaactacaatagaaTTTCTTCTTTTGTGATTTATGGCATTATAACTACTTTGCAGTGCTGAAAAGCCATTTCTGAGTTTGACCTATGACTAGCTATGTTTGTATTGTTACCACAGAGGTACAGGATgtgcaggtgcagtgaaaaataAGCCCATAGAGAGCAAACAATAAAGCACGAAGAAATTGCTTGGGGTTCGACAGATTAAAACAAAGACGGAATCTGGAAATAACCTGAAGcaaagcggagtggtgttactccgcgtagtggtgttttagactccgtgtcatgcatggcttctcgttgtttaatgcgCTTatgccatggtcccacacagtgagctaacacaagtATTTAATTTTCCTGATTGCTTCCACTGTCTGAATCTCACCTTTTCTCTCAGCTTTCTCCCTGGCCAACTGTGCGGCCGTCTTCTCGGCCAGCTGCTGGGCCTGAATCGCTGCCTGCTTTTGtagctcctcttcctcctcctgctcctttttctttttctcctgcACCTCAGAGGCCTCTTTGTGCAACAGCTGGAGGAGATCCCTCATTTCGTGAAGGGTTCGATCCGCCACATTCATGTCCTCCATGCAAGGAAAATCTCCCTGGAAGAAGAGAGAAGTCTTACTCACATCCAAATCCTAGttcttgtttgtgttttgacacaaAGAACATGACGCacatttttgaaaacaaaaacaatgcaaaagGGGGAAATCTAGGATTTTTGGGATGCACTATTACAAAtatgctgacttgagacttgactattCATgacgactttgtcccacctctgattagaggatgagaacaaccccaagaaaaccatcccaaccatgaagcatgggggtggaaacatcatactctgggggtgctcttctgcaaagggaacaggacgactgcacagtattgaagggaggatggatggggtcatgtattgcgagattttggcaaacaacctccttccctcagtaagagcattgaagatgggtcacggctgggtcttccagcatgaaatgaccccaaacacacagccagggcaactaaggaggggctccgtaagaagcatttcaaggacctggagtggcctgcccagtctccagacctaaactcaatagaaaatctttgaaaacctgaaagatctagagaagatctgtatggaggagtgggccaaaatccctgctgcagtgtgtgaaaaactacaggaaacatttgacctctgtaattgcaaacaaagggtactgtaccaaatattaacattgattttcacaggtgttgaaatacttatttgcagcagtaacatacaaataaattatttaaaaaatatatacattctgatttctggatttttttttttttttttttagattatgtctctcacagtggacatgcacttaagatgaaactttcagacccctccctgatttctaagtgggagaacttgcaaaattgcagggtgtttaaatacttattttcctcagtgtgtgtatatatatatatatatatatatatatatatatatataattttttgttCAAGCTACAATCTGCATATAATAGTTTCATTGAATATGTCCCAGAAAGACAGACTCAAACTGAACAAAGTTCTACACCTGAGCTGAATTTAAGCAAACCATTCAAGCAATAAATGGTAAGAGGAGCACAGTGGAGCACTGCTGCTGCAGTGAGTggcagtggtgaaagtagatgagttggaATACTTGGAGGGTGAACTATGCAAAGAAGTGGAGAGTGTGATAAAGGCAtgaagtgcaggcagggtggagtgggtggacaaAAGGCAGGATTGATTTGTGATAGGACATTTGCAAGCGTGAAGGGGAAAGTGTACAAGACAGTGCTAACaacaagacaggaggcggagctgatgatgctgtgatttgctttgggagtgatgaggatgaacAGGTTTACAGGGtacacagggagaaggatgctgaggatggagccaccaggcaagatGACAAGATTGAGGCTAAATAGAAGGTTTATGGACTTGCCGGGTGGAGGGCATGGggcggttggtgtgacagaggaagatgcagaggaccagGTGAGATGGAGactgatgatctgctgtggtgtccCCACCAGGGGAGGAGCCAAAAAGAAGCTGATGCTGTGGATGCCAGACGGTTAAAGtaacaaaaataaagtaaaaataaataaactaaaaaatgcAGACCTCACAGTCACAAGGGTATCCCTTTGAGTGACCCCCCTCCCCCTTCAGAGCAAGAAATATCAAATATAAACAAACTCCATAACTGACCTCTGATGTTTTTCTCACAACCTCTGACACCTGAGAGCAGAGCTGGTTCCCACGGGTGCTGTATGTACTGAGACAGGTTGGCGGGATGAAGGTCATAGTCTGGGTGGACAGCTGCAGCTGCTGGTTGAGCTGCAAGATCTCCTTCTGGATACTGTTGAGGTTCCGTAATCTCTCACTGCCCTCCGCCTCCCGCTGGCGCTCAAGCTCCGCCTCCCGCTGGCGCTCAAGCTCCGCCTCCCGCTGGCGCTCAAGCTCCGCCTCCCGCTGGCGCAGGTTCAGGATCTGACAGCAACAAGGATGAAGACCAAACTGATTAACTGGCAGCATTCATGAGCAGTCATCAAACCGCTAAGTAACCAGTGGTGACTGGATGAGGGCAACGATACTACACCAAACTGACAGAACATACAGAGTGTTTTTAGCTAACAGGAACAGGAATCCAGACAAACAGAAATGTCACTATTTCCCGATTGAAAATTCCAAGATACAAATTGTAAACAAGAGCAACAGTCAACACCAGTAACATTGTGACCTCAGTCTTAAGACATAACCTGCATTGTATTATCATAATTAGTTCAATAGCTGTTCATTGATTATTTACACCGACTGCTCATGGTGAAGTCAATGTAGGTGATTTGGCCTGAGTTTCCCAGATGAACCTCTGACTTCAAGCTCACTTTCAACATATATATATTGTAAAATCCAGTGTGGGAATAGACAAGTCACGAACAGTAAGTTCTCGCATCTTATAGTTCTCTAAATTAAAAGGGCaaataatgaggacaaactgattAGATGTTCCTCAACTCTGGTGCCACAGGTCAATCCAAAAACCACAtctgttttgcttatgtaatattcCATAGACAGTGCCACCCGCTGGACATTTCTAGGTTTGTTGCAGAAAATatcatcatcacatgcatgatgaaaattaggagcaggtgtggttgaagtgaTATGCAGCTTGAATTGCGCtgtaattttcaaaaaccccggTTTGGTTACCATCAAGAGCAAAGCTGCTGCCTGGTAAATTGTGTTATTAATTTAATGTGTGCTCGTGGAGACAGAACTACCAAACCTCTCAAATACAGCAGACCACAATACCTTTATTCTGTGCTCTTCCTTCAGCTTCTCCTGGCGCCTTATGCTCTCTTTAGTCCTGCCATGCAGAAAGAGGCGGTGGGGGTGGGAGATAGAGTTTCAACACACACATCATATCAACCTTCTCAGAAATGTTCACCACCAGCAAATGCCAGCTCTTACTCTCTGTCGATCATGTCTCTCATGCTCTGATGCTCCTGCCGCTGCTTCATCTCCATCAACTCTTCAAAGTGTTTCAGTTGCTCTGATGCATGGCTCACTATGGCTGCAAAAACctgctcctgtctctcctgccgcAGCCGGAGTGCCATCTGGGCCAAGAGATGGAAGGAAGCGTTTATATTTTATATGTGCAAGACATTACTTGAAACTTTGCTTCTGATGCTTTAGGGGAGAGACTTAAAGCTGACACTCTCACCTTGGCCCTTTCCCGGTATTCCTCCTCACAAAGCCGTATCTGGCCCGCGATCTCCATGGCTCTGGGCGAAAGCACAGACAGGGCAGGCGGCAGTGTAGGGCTGGAAACGTTACAAACATCTGGTTCTGAATGGCCGTTCATCGTCTGACTGCTGGTAGCCTGTATCACATTAAAGTGCAACAAAACTCAAGTTCAACACAAACAttccacttttttttgggggggggggggggggggggggatcatagCTGAGGAAGAGTGTTAAATTTCACCTGTTAAAATAGGAAATGTAGGTCAGCGCTTCCCATTTAGGTCTCCATTCTCAAATGTATTTTAGATTAAGTGACTTTAAttgtattttaaattaatttaaattctAATTCTAAGTCACTGTTTGTGACTTTAAAAATTTGCAAATCAGCTTTTAGTTGTGGAGCCATTCAGTCAGGCTGCACAATCAAACCAAACAGACAAGATACAGTGGTAGGTCAAAGTTTGGGCCCCCTgacgatttccatgatttttctttataaatcattggttgtttggatcagcaatttcagttaaatatacgaggtctgtccaaaaagtaatggacctttttatttttttcaaaaacgatatggatttgaatcatgtgcgcttgcatcagccaagcttgaaccttcgtgcgcatgcgtgaattttttccacccctgtcggttgcgtcattcgcctgtgggcaggctttgagtgagcactggtccagccccttcgtcggatttccattgtcagggaaatggctgagcgactgccgctttgctccatgaaaattttttcagtaaactgtgtgagacagccaggtggaaaccattcataaAATTCAGAtgcctttcggtgaagattctatcagcgtcacacagattaaggaccattacaaccggattaaagacggcccacaccggcagagggcgcgccgcgctccgagcggccatcgacaggctgaaacgaccagatcatttccaaagtgaaggctgtgttgatctggcacgtcgtgtgactaccagagaaatcgcagaaaatgtggacatcagcacttttgcagcacattccactgttacaggagattttgtaatgaaagacgtgcagagatattcgcgcgtcgggacggtgccgctcatggcgcacttaATAGTGCTTACCAAGCCAATTTTGTctttcaataattagtgctaaatgtattcaaatcaattaaATGATAAGGGTGCcccaatttatgcacctgcctaattttgtttaaataattattgcacactttctgtaaatactacaaacttcatttcacttctcaaatgtcagtCTGTTCGTCtactatatgacatatttaactgaaatttctgatccagacaaccaatgatttataaagaaaaatcgtgaaaattatcaagggtgcccaaacttttgcatacaactgtaaattaacATGACTGTCAACACACAAGCATGTCAAAGTAAACTAAATAAATAGAGCATTATTGAAATGTTCAGATTTGATGCCAAGTGTGAAAaaactgagaccatggtcctctggaagaaaagggtggattgcccCCTGCGGGTGAggagagagttactgccccaattggaggagtttaagtatctcggggttttGATCACGAATGGGGATAAGTttgagcatgagatcgacagacagattggGGCAGCGTCTGATGTTTTAGGGAAGCTGTAccagaccattgtggtgaagaaggagctgagcccaGAAGGTGACACTCTCGTTTTATCAGTAAAATTACATTCCTGTCGTGAC
The window above is part of the Thalassophryne amazonica chromosome 22, fThaAma1.1, whole genome shotgun sequence genome. Proteins encoded here:
- the LOC117503802 gene encoding nucleoporin GLE1-like encodes the protein MNGHSEPDVCNVSSPTLPPALSVLSPRAMEIAGQIRLCEEEYRERAKMALRLRQERQEQVFAAIVSHASEQLKHFEELMEMKQRQEHQSMRDMIDRETKESIRRQEKLKEEHRIKILNLRQREAELERQREAELERQREAELERQREAEGSERLRNLNSIQKEILQLNQQLQLSTQTMTFIPPTCLSTYSTRGNQLCSQVSEVVRKTSEGDFPCMEDMNVADRTLHEMRDLLQLLHKEASEVQEKKKKEQEEEEELQKQAAIQAQQLAEKTAAQLAREKAERKGLKSNADDATLTWYNQLQESGSQCAQSFSLLSSSKDTQIKKLRMDLKKAATTPINQISSVSGNQLREIFDKLDKLLSGRPVVTGGRSVSTSDHPQGLDFVYYRTAEMLVKQGEEEVASHHKAAFPIAVVVSGIWERHPRLGDLILAHLHKKCPYAVPHYPPKKAGTSMEEYQRVLGYRVDDSGVEAHGIFLNRMTGMIRLYAGIIQLKWPDSSKQVLGPHGLNHGWRWIAQMLNMEPVTDVTATLLFDFLEVCGHALMKAYQDQFWKLILLLKEEYLPRIESVTISGDMASFARLKLFVETSLQSRYISPPEGQLTASFWSS